A genomic window from Candidatus Denitrolinea symbiosum includes:
- a CDS encoding HAD family hydrolase, producing the protein MTREEALSIVHEFVKNEGLVRHMLCVEAAMRFYAEKFGEDVETWGLLGLLHDFDWEIHPTLESHPQDGAPILRERGLSEELAQDILSHAEHLHIPRDTLRRRALYACDEITGLVTAVALVRPSRSLYDLEASSVKKKWKDRAFAAGTNREEMENAAKEFGIDLWEHTANVILAMRSIAPELGLEGNLRP; encoded by the coding sequence ATGACCCGCGAAGAAGCCCTTTCCATCGTCCATGAATTTGTCAAAAACGAAGGTCTCGTCCGCCACATGCTGTGTGTGGAAGCCGCCATGCGGTTCTACGCTGAGAAGTTCGGCGAAGATGTGGAGACGTGGGGGCTGCTCGGCCTGCTCCACGATTTCGATTGGGAGATCCATCCCACGCTCGAAAGCCATCCGCAGGACGGCGCGCCCATCCTGCGCGAGCGCGGACTGAGCGAGGAACTCGCGCAGGACATCCTGAGTCACGCGGAGCATCTCCACATCCCGCGCGACACGCTGCGCCGCAGGGCCCTCTACGCCTGCGACGAAATCACGGGACTGGTCACCGCGGTCGCGCTCGTCCGCCCGTCGCGTTCGCTGTACGACCTCGAAGCCTCCTCCGTCAAAAAGAAGTGGAAGGACCGCGCCTTCGCGGCCGGGACGAACCGCGAGGAGATGGAGAACGCGGCGAAGGAATTCGGCATTGATCTATGGGAGCATACGGCCAACGTCATTCTCGCCATGCGGAGCATCGCTCCCGAACTGGGGCTGGAAGGAAATCTTCGGCCATAA
- a CDS encoding glycerol-3-phosphate acyltransferase, translating into MNQTLIISGVLLASYLLGSVPFGLLVVKISTGKDIRNVASGRTGGTNAMRAAGLWAGLATAFLDIMKGAGAVWIAQAAVPDVHWAHVFAPIFAILGHNHSIFLPEFDENKRFKGLRGGAGGAPSVGGAFGLWPMSLAIILPLGALVFFTLGYASVTTMSVALFAIIVFAARAVNGLPWIDVLYGVLAEILLLWALRPNIKSLLAGTERVVNISLHGWLKARREKVETTE; encoded by the coding sequence GTGAATCAAACGCTTATCATTTCTGGCGTGCTGCTTGCGTCGTATTTACTCGGCTCGGTGCCTTTCGGATTGCTGGTGGTCAAGATCAGCACGGGCAAGGACATCCGCAATGTGGCGAGCGGGCGCACCGGCGGGACGAATGCCATGCGCGCGGCCGGCCTGTGGGCTGGCCTTGCGACGGCGTTCCTCGACATTATGAAGGGCGCGGGCGCGGTGTGGATCGCGCAGGCGGCGGTTCCCGATGTTCATTGGGCGCACGTCTTCGCGCCCATTTTTGCCATCCTCGGCCACAATCATTCCATTTTCCTGCCCGAGTTCGACGAGAACAAACGCTTTAAGGGTTTGCGCGGCGGCGCGGGCGGCGCGCCTTCGGTGGGCGGCGCGTTTGGGTTGTGGCCCATGTCGCTTGCCATCATCCTGCCGTTGGGCGCGCTGGTCTTTTTCACGCTGGGTTACGCCTCGGTCACCACCATGAGCGTGGCGCTGTTTGCCATCATCGTGTTCGCGGCGCGCGCCGTTAACGGCCTCCCGTGGATTGATGTGTTGTACGGCGTGCTGGCCGAGATCCTGCTCCTTTGGGCTTTGCGTCCCAACATCAAAAGCCTGCTGGCCGGCACCGAGCGCGTGGTGAATATCAGCCTGCATGGCTGGCTCAAGGCGCGGCGCGAGAAAGTCGAAACGACCGAATGA
- a CDS encoding DNA topoisomerase (ATP-hydrolyzing) subunit B, which translates to MAQSNGHYEAENIQVLEGLEAVRRRPGMYVGGTDVKALHHLVYEVVDNSIDEALAGECTRIEIRIHPDSSVSVADNGRGIPVGIHPTQKRSALEVVMTTLHAGGKFGSGGYKVSGGLHGVGVSAVNALSEWCEVEVRREGQVHFQRYERGIPQAPVKVVGKAKASESGTKTTFKYDPQIFKEEMDFNFNTLVQRFREMAFVTRGVTIFFLDERSNREMTFYFEGGITSFVRYLNRNRETLHSVVYMEKEIEGIGLEVAIQYTDAFTESVYSFANTINTVDGGTHMTGLRSSLTRVINDYARKNGLLKDADPNFTGDDTREGLTAIVSVKHPDPQFESQTKVKLMNAEVQTYVTQVVGEAFGAFMEENPQAAKAVIAKCLTSSRARDAARKARDLVIRKSALESLTLPGKLADCSERDPEKTELYIVEGDSAGGSAKQGRDRHFQAILPLRGKIMNTERARLDKILGNNEVKALISALGTGIGDNFDLEGLRYGRVVLMTDADVDGAHIRTLLLTFFFRYMPSLIEEGHLYIAQPPLYRIAYKNNVKYAYSDKEKDKLLKEMASADKASISRYKGLGEMNPDQLWETTMNPENRTLLLVTVDDAAESDRTFDMLMGDAVDPRRRFIQTHAKAVRNLDI; encoded by the coding sequence ATGGCTCAATCCAACGGTCATTACGAAGCGGAAAATATTCAAGTACTCGAAGGACTCGAAGCCGTCCGCCGCCGCCCGGGCATGTACGTGGGCGGCACGGACGTGAAGGCCCTGCATCACCTGGTCTACGAAGTGGTGGACAACTCGATTGACGAAGCCCTGGCGGGCGAGTGCACGCGCATCGAGATCCGCATCCACCCAGACTCGAGCGTGAGCGTGGCCGATAACGGACGCGGCATCCCGGTCGGGATTCATCCCACCCAGAAAAGGTCCGCGCTGGAAGTGGTGATGACCACCCTCCACGCGGGCGGCAAGTTCGGCAGCGGCGGATACAAAGTGTCGGGCGGTTTGCATGGCGTGGGCGTCAGCGCGGTGAACGCGCTCTCGGAGTGGTGCGAGGTCGAAGTCCGCCGCGAGGGACAGGTCCACTTCCAGCGCTACGAACGCGGCATCCCGCAGGCGCCGGTCAAAGTCGTCGGGAAGGCAAAGGCCTCCGAAAGCGGGACCAAGACCACGTTCAAGTATGACCCGCAGATCTTCAAAGAGGAGATGGACTTTAACTTCAACACGCTCGTCCAGCGCTTCCGCGAGATGGCCTTCGTCACGCGCGGCGTCACGATCTTCTTCCTGGACGAACGTTCGAACCGCGAGATGACATTCTACTTCGAGGGCGGCATCACTTCCTTCGTCCGCTATCTGAACCGCAACCGTGAGACGTTACATTCAGTTGTTTACATGGAAAAGGAGATCGAAGGCATCGGGCTGGAGGTCGCCATCCAATACACCGACGCGTTCACCGAATCGGTCTACTCGTTTGCCAACACGATCAACACGGTGGACGGCGGCACGCACATGACCGGCCTGCGCTCGTCGCTGACGCGCGTCATCAACGATTACGCGCGCAAGAACGGGCTGCTCAAGGACGCCGACCCCAACTTCACCGGCGACGACACGCGCGAAGGCCTGACGGCCATTGTCTCGGTCAAACACCCCGACCCGCAGTTCGAGTCGCAGACCAAAGTGAAACTGATGAACGCCGAGGTGCAGACCTACGTCACACAGGTGGTGGGCGAGGCTTTCGGCGCGTTTATGGAGGAAAATCCGCAGGCCGCGAAAGCCGTCATCGCCAAGTGCCTCACCTCGTCGCGCGCGCGCGACGCGGCGCGCAAGGCGCGCGACCTCGTCATCCGCAAGTCCGCGCTCGAAAGTCTCACCCTGCCCGGCAAACTGGCCGACTGCTCGGAGCGCGATCCCGAAAAGACCGAGCTCTACATCGTGGAAGGCGACTCGGCCGGCGGCTCAGCCAAACAGGGACGCGACCGCCACTTCCAGGCCATCCTGCCCCTGCGCGGCAAGATCATGAACACCGAGCGCGCCCGCCTCGACAAGATCCTCGGCAACAACGAGGTCAAGGCGCTCATCTCCGCGCTCGGCACCGGCATCGGCGACAACTTCGACCTGGAAGGCCTGCGCTACGGCCGCGTGGTATTGATGACCGACGCCGACGTGGACGGGGCGCACATCCGCACCCTGCTGCTGACCTTCTTCTTCCGCTACATGCCCTCGCTGATCGAGGAGGGACATCTCTACATCGCCCAGCCGCCGCTCTACCGCATCGCCTACAAAAACAACGTCAAATACGCCTACAGCGACAAGGAAAAGGATAAACTCCTGAAGGAGATGGCCTCCGCCGACAAAGCCAGCATCTCGCGCTACAAGGGCCTCGGCGAAATGAATCCCGACCAACTGTGGGAGACGACGATGAACCCCGAAAATCGGACTCTCCTGCTGGTGACGGTGGACGACGCCGCCGAATCCGACCGCACCTTCGACATGCTCATGGGCGACGCGGTGGACCCCCGCCGCCGCTTCATCCAGACCCACGCCAAGGCGGTCCGCAATCTGGATATTTAG
- a CDS encoding major facilitator superfamily (MSF) transporter, with protein MSRNRIILVTAGIMFSLFLASMESTVVSTAMPTIVGQLGGLDHYSWVFSAYMLASTTVVPVYGKLSDLYGRRLLYVVAMGFFLAGSVLAGQAQSMTGLIFARALQGLGAGGVQPLAFIIIGEMFTLEQRARMQGFFSGVWGVSSIIGPILGGFLVEQLSWRWVFYINLIPGPIALALVTLAWRDVIHTHGKISVDYLGAALLSASVISLLLGLMEVGTPASWVMLGLAFALFLLLLRVESRAADPILPLSLFRDRLFAVASSHGLLTGWAMFGSLSFIPLFVQSVLGTTAMQAGLTVTPMLLGWVTASVIGTRLLLVIGFRKLGFIGTALLLVGTALLATVGAETNYVNIMVYVSVMGVGMGLSIPSFLISVQTSVERRELGTATSTIQFSRSMGGTLGVSVMGAALSMRLASNLAASGLDPSLVARLLDPLGPQAVAEAGVRLALADAIHLVFVIAFAAAILGMISVFFTPRVALKDRAPSLPEEEALPVIME; from the coding sequence ATGTCACGTAACCGTATCATCCTCGTCACCGCGGGGATCATGTTCAGTCTCTTCCTGGCCTCGATGGAATCCACCGTCGTGTCCACGGCCATGCCCACCATCGTCGGTCAGCTGGGCGGACTGGACCATTACTCGTGGGTCTTTTCAGCCTACATGCTGGCCTCCACCACCGTCGTCCCGGTGTACGGAAAACTCTCCGACTTATATGGCCGCCGCCTTCTCTACGTCGTCGCCATGGGATTCTTCCTTGCCGGCTCGGTACTTGCGGGCCAGGCGCAAAGCATGACGGGACTCATCTTCGCCCGCGCCCTGCAAGGACTCGGCGCCGGCGGCGTCCAGCCGCTGGCCTTCATCATCATCGGCGAAATGTTCACGCTCGAACAGCGCGCCCGCATGCAGGGATTCTTCTCCGGCGTGTGGGGCGTCTCGTCCATCATCGGGCCGATATTGGGCGGATTCCTCGTCGAGCAACTCTCGTGGCGCTGGGTCTTCTACATCAACCTGATCCCCGGCCCGATCGCCCTGGCCCTGGTGACGTTGGCCTGGCGCGACGTCATCCACACCCACGGCAAGATCAGCGTGGACTATCTCGGCGCGGCGCTGCTCTCGGCGAGCGTCATCTCCCTTCTCCTCGGCCTCATGGAAGTCGGGACGCCCGCCAGTTGGGTCATGCTCGGGCTGGCCTTCGCGCTCTTCCTCCTCCTGCTCCGCGTCGAAAGCCGCGCCGCCGACCCGATCCTGCCGCTCTCGCTCTTTCGCGACCGCCTCTTCGCGGTCGCCAGCTCGCACGGCCTCCTGACCGGCTGGGCGATGTTCGGAAGTCTCTCGTTCATCCCTCTCTTCGTCCAATCCGTGCTGGGGACGACCGCCATGCAGGCCGGCCTCACCGTCACGCCCATGCTGCTCGGCTGGGTCACGGCCAGCGTCATCGGCACGCGTCTCCTCCTGGTGATCGGCTTCCGCAAACTCGGCTTCATCGGCACTGCGCTGCTGCTGGTCGGCACGGCGCTTCTGGCGACGGTCGGGGCGGAGACGAACTATGTCAACATCATGGTTTATGTCAGCGTCATGGGCGTCGGCATGGGACTCTCGATCCCCTCCTTCCTGATCTCCGTGCAGACCAGCGTCGAACGCCGCGAACTCGGGACGGCCACTTCCACCATTCAATTCAGCCGCTCGATGGGCGGGACGCTCGGAGTCAGCGTGATGGGCGCGGCCCTCAGCATGAGACTCGCCTCCAACCTCGCCGCCTCCGGCCTGGACCCGAGCCTGGTCGCGCGGTTGCTCGATCCGCTCGGCCCGCAGGCGGTCGCCGAGGCGGGCGTGAGACTGGCCCTCGCCGACGCGATCCACCTCGTCTTCGTCATCGCCTTCGCCGCCGCCATCCTTGGAATGATCTCGGTCTTCTTCACCCCGCGCGTCGCGCTCAAAGACAGGGCGCCTTCCCTGCCGGAAGAAGAGGCGCTGCCCGTCATCATGGAATAG
- a CDS encoding beta-phosphoglucomutase HAD superfamily, which produces MTLQALIFDFDGLILDTETPEAAVWQAIFREHGHELPMDEWAGIIGSYGDSLYDAAAHLAQLTRLEAASLRARHRRETDALIHANPILPGVTDLLDEAARRGLGLAVASSSPHAWVDSHLSRLGLDSRFDAVLCSDDVAPGRAKPHPDLFLLAADRLEVPKAAAVVFEDSLNGVRAAKSAGIFVVAVPNPLTIRFGTDGANLTVNSLAEVSLDKLEELLFAGHRTRMTRISRKNSKRNPCAP; this is translated from the coding sequence ATGACTCTCCAAGCCCTCATCTTTGACTTCGACGGACTCATCCTCGACACCGAAACGCCCGAAGCGGCGGTCTGGCAAGCCATCTTCCGCGAACACGGTCACGAACTGCCGATGGACGAATGGGCCGGGATCATTGGCTCTTACGGCGACTCTCTCTACGACGCCGCGGCGCACCTCGCCCAACTGACCAGGCTGGAGGCCGCGTCCCTGCGCGCCCGCCACCGCCGCGAGACCGACGCCCTCATCCACGCGAATCCCATCCTGCCCGGCGTGACCGACCTGCTCGACGAGGCCGCGCGGCGCGGACTGGGCCTCGCCGTGGCTTCGAGCTCGCCCCACGCCTGGGTGGACTCGCATCTTTCCCGACTGGGGCTGGACTCCCGTTTCGACGCGGTCCTCTGCTCCGACGACGTCGCGCCCGGGCGCGCCAAGCCGCACCCCGACCTGTTCCTGCTCGCGGCGGACCGGCTCGAGGTCCCGAAAGCGGCGGCGGTGGTCTTCGAGGATTCGCTCAACGGCGTGCGCGCCGCCAAGTCTGCGGGCATCTTTGTGGTGGCCGTCCCCAACCCGCTGACCATCCGCTTCGGCACGGACGGCGCGAACCTGACCGTCAACTCGCTGGCCGAAGTCTCGCTGGACAAATTGGAAGAATTGCTATTTGCCGGGCATCGAACACGGATGACTCGGATTTCACGGAAAAACTCAAAGAGAAATCCGTGCGCTCCGTGA
- a CDS encoding lysophospholipid acyltransferases encodes MRNRFLYRLARGAIRAYAQLWFKMRVHWRAPLPHGRKLIAANHPSCTDPFVIPLLTKVEMSILITGKAFKVPLFNDLLRRCGQIPVVEGSGRDALEEARLRLESDETVAIFPEGHLSPQEGGHLPARPGAARLAMLTGAPVIPVGIYYPREKNVYISSRITGGQKSDGYWYLTGPYQITVGEPMYFSGDPDSRAQVAEASIALMDEIAHLAEESRLRMLRLIPATAEAE; translated from the coding sequence ATGCGTAATAGATTTCTGTACAGGCTGGCGCGCGGCGCGATCCGAGCCTATGCCCAACTGTGGTTCAAGATGCGCGTCCATTGGAGGGCGCCCCTGCCGCACGGACGGAAACTGATCGCGGCCAACCATCCTTCCTGCACCGACCCGTTTGTGATTCCCCTGCTGACGAAGGTTGAAATGAGCATCCTGATTACGGGCAAGGCGTTTAAAGTGCCGTTGTTCAACGATCTCCTGCGGCGCTGCGGACAGATCCCCGTGGTGGAGGGCAGCGGCCGCGACGCGCTGGAGGAGGCGCGCCTGCGTCTCGAATCGGATGAGACGGTGGCGATCTTCCCCGAGGGGCATCTCAGCCCGCAGGAGGGCGGTCATCTCCCGGCGCGGCCGGGCGCAGCGCGCCTTGCCATGTTGACCGGCGCGCCGGTGATCCCGGTGGGCATCTATTATCCGCGCGAAAAGAACGTTTATATTTCGAGCCGCATCACCGGCGGCCAGAAGTCCGACGGCTATTGGTATTTGACGGGGCCGTATCAGATCACGGTGGGCGAACCGATGTATTTCAGCGGCGATCCCGACAGCCGCGCGCAGGTGGCCGAGGCCTCCATTGCGTTGATGGACGAGATCGCCCATCTCGCGGAGGAAAGCCGCCTGCGTATGCTCCGTCTCATCCCCGCGACGGCGGAGGCGGAATAG
- a CDS encoding cysteine methyltransferase, with amino-acid sequence MPAYTSPPNVQQFQSLVWDLVRRIPRGRVAAYGQIALMLPPPPGVEFEAYRAFGPRWVGGAMANCPDDVPWQRVVNAKGEISPRPGARRQRELLEAEGVVFDEKGRVDFKKFGWKGLDEEPSQPILF; translated from the coding sequence ATGCCAGCCTATACCTCTCCTCCCAACGTGCAGCAATTCCAATCCCTCGTGTGGGACCTCGTCCGCCGGATCCCGCGCGGGCGCGTCGCCGCGTACGGGCAGATCGCGCTGATGCTGCCTCCCCCGCCCGGGGTCGAGTTCGAGGCGTACCGGGCGTTCGGTCCGCGCTGGGTGGGCGGGGCGATGGCGAATTGTCCCGACGACGTGCCGTGGCAGAGAGTCGTCAACGCCAAAGGGGAGATCAGCCCGCGGCCGGGCGCGCGGCGTCAACGTGAATTGCTGGAAGCCGAAGGGGTGGTCTTCGACGAAAAAGGCCGCGTGGATTTCAAGAAGTTTGGCTGGAAGGGACTCGACGAAGAGCCGAGCCAGCCGATCCTGTTCTAA
- a CDS encoding 5'/3'-nucleotidase SurE, protein MHILVTNDDGVQAPGLLALAQEMRKLGKVTVFAPDKNWSASGHVKTMDRPLRVRETTLADGSSAYTSDGAPSDCVALPLLGLIQEKIDIVVSGINPNANLGHDVTYSGTVTAAMEAVIDGLPGIAVSLDSPENNKSKLDYSAAASVARQVTRRVLKKGLPEGVVLNVNVPYLPKDELKGFMITRQGLRLYRDELDRRLDPRGRPYYWIGGQAPTGVDEPGTDFGALRAGYVSITPLQLDLTHHKMVDELKKWKF, encoded by the coding sequence ATGCACATCCTCGTAACCAATGACGACGGCGTACAGGCGCCGGGACTGCTGGCTCTGGCCCAGGAAATGCGCAAACTCGGCAAAGTGACTGTCTTCGCGCCGGACAAAAACTGGTCCGCTTCGGGACACGTGAAGACGATGGACCGTCCCCTGCGCGTGCGCGAGACGACGCTCGCCGACGGCTCGTCCGCGTACACGTCCGACGGCGCGCCCTCGGACTGTGTGGCGCTTCCGCTGCTCGGCTTGATCCAGGAGAAAATTGACATCGTGGTTTCGGGCATCAATCCCAACGCCAACCTCGGCCACGACGTAACCTACTCCGGGACGGTCACCGCCGCGATGGAGGCGGTGATTGACGGCCTGCCCGGGATCGCCGTCTCGCTCGATTCGCCGGAGAACAACAAAAGCAAATTGGATTACAGCGCCGCCGCATCGGTGGCGCGCCAGGTGACGCGGCGCGTCCTCAAAAAGGGACTTCCCGAAGGCGTGGTGTTGAACGTCAACGTGCCGTATTTGCCAAAGGACGAACTGAAGGGCTTTATGATCACCCGCCAGGGATTGCGCCTCTACCGCGACGAACTCGACCGCCGCCTCGACCCGCGCGGCCGTCCCTACTACTGGATCGGCGGACAGGCCCCCACCGGCGTGGACGAACCCGGCACGGACTTCGGCGCGCTGCGCGCGGGCTACGTCTCCATCACGCCGCTGCAATTGGATCTGACCCATCACAAGATGGTGGACGAGTTGAAAAAGTGGAAGTTTTGA